In Amycolatopsis coloradensis, one genomic interval encodes:
- a CDS encoding AAA family ATPase — MTEPGYADGAQQQPGTPARDAQLLERTVFEVKRIIVGQDRLVERMLVGLLARGHLLLEGVPGVAKTLAVETFARVVGGSFSRVQFTPDLVPADILGTRIYRQGAERFDVELGPVVANFVLADEINRAPAKVQSAMLEVMAERHVSIGGQTFPMPDPFLVLATQNPIENEGVYPLPEAQRDRFLFKIVVEYPTAEEEREIIYRMGVTPPTPQEVLTPAELVRLQNVASQVFVHHALVDYVVRLVLTTRTPNDHGLADVAGWVSYGASPRASLGIIAAARALALVRGRDYVLPQDVVDVVPDVLRHRLVLSYDALADGVPIDHIITRVLQTVPLPQVSARPQGGAGQGGPVPAGAPVR; from the coding sequence GTGACCGAGCCCGGCTACGCCGACGGCGCGCAGCAGCAGCCCGGAACGCCGGCGCGGGACGCCCAGTTGCTTGAGCGGACCGTGTTCGAGGTCAAGCGGATCATCGTCGGCCAGGACAGGCTGGTCGAGCGGATGCTGGTCGGCCTGCTGGCCAGGGGGCACCTCCTGCTCGAAGGCGTTCCCGGTGTCGCGAAGACCCTCGCCGTCGAGACCTTCGCGCGAGTGGTCGGCGGTTCGTTCTCGCGGGTGCAGTTCACCCCGGACCTGGTCCCCGCCGACATCCTCGGCACCCGGATCTACCGCCAGGGCGCCGAGCGGTTCGACGTCGAACTCGGCCCGGTGGTGGCGAACTTCGTTCTCGCCGACGAGATCAACCGCGCGCCGGCGAAGGTGCAGTCGGCGATGCTGGAGGTGATGGCCGAGCGGCACGTGTCGATCGGCGGCCAGACCTTCCCGATGCCCGACCCGTTCCTCGTGCTCGCCACGCAGAACCCGATCGAGAACGAGGGTGTGTACCCGCTGCCCGAGGCGCAGCGCGACCGCTTCCTCTTCAAGATCGTCGTCGAGTACCCGACGGCCGAGGAAGAGCGGGAGATCATCTACCGGATGGGCGTCACCCCGCCGACGCCGCAAGAGGTACTGACCCCGGCCGAACTGGTCCGCCTGCAGAACGTCGCTTCGCAGGTCTTCGTGCACCACGCGCTGGTCGACTACGTCGTCCGCCTCGTGCTCACCACTCGTACGCCGAACGACCACGGCCTCGCCGACGTCGCGGGCTGGGTGTCCTACGGTGCCTCGCCGCGGGCCAGCCTCGGCATCATCGCCGCGGCCCGCGCGCTGGCGCTGGTCCGCGGCCGGGACTACGTGCTGCCGCAGGACGTCGTCGACGTCGTTCCCGACGTGCTGCGCCACCGGCTCGTGCTGTCCTACGACGCGCTGGCCGACGGTGTGCCCATCGACCACATCATCACGCGGGTGCTGCAGACCGTGCCGCTGCCGCAGGTCTCGGCCCGTCCGCAGGGCGGCGCCGGGCAGGGCGGCCCGGTCCCGGCCGGCGCACCGGTCAGGTAG
- the mobA gene encoding molybdenum cofactor guanylyltransferase, translated as MTYAGIVLAGGAARRLSGVDKPALPVGGKPLLSRALAALADADPVIVVGPERPGFGDVVWTRESSPGTGPVAALAAGLALVRSDLVVVLAGDLAGVRKSTVDRLLAGLGRASGAVLVDASGERQWLLGAWRVEALRDALPETVENASLRRTLGGLEIVEVPEEPGESEDIDTPEDLDRLS; from the coding sequence GTGACGTACGCGGGGATCGTGCTGGCGGGCGGTGCTGCGCGTCGCCTGTCCGGTGTGGACAAACCCGCGCTCCCTGTCGGCGGAAAGCCGTTGCTGTCCAGGGCTTTGGCCGCGCTCGCGGACGCGGACCCGGTGATCGTCGTCGGCCCGGAACGACCGGGATTCGGCGACGTCGTCTGGACCCGGGAGTCCTCACCCGGTACGGGACCGGTGGCCGCGCTGGCCGCCGGGCTCGCGTTGGTGCGCTCGGACCTCGTCGTGGTGCTGGCCGGTGATCTCGCGGGCGTCCGGAAGTCCACTGTGGACCGGCTGCTGGCCGGGCTCGGCCGGGCTTCGGGCGCGGTGCTGGTCGACGCCTCGGGGGAGCGGCAATGGCTGCTCGGCGCCTGGCGCGTGGAGGCATTGCGCGACGCGCTGCCGGAGACGGTGGAGAACGCGTCGCTGCGGCGGACGCTGGGCGGGCTGGAGATCGTCGAGGTGCCCGAGGAGCCTGGCGAGAGCGAAGACATCGACACGCCAGAGGATCTGGACCGGCTCTCTTAG
- a CDS encoding NlpC/P60 family protein, whose product MRGEAGSGARARRGVTIGALGIALLLGVTGTAVAVPPPPPNPSDSEINSSKADANAKAGDVGRLTNQLAQAESKLAQLNDDVELKMEEANKARVDAETAQDEAAQADRDAQAARTESDAAQAAIDKARADLDRFAAASFQQGSKIGSVSAYLTANSPKELLGRAQMLDAVGGSRLNALDTMKRAQTDKSNKDATARKKLEIAQERKRAAEAAKHEADNAQSAAQHAQDTQAAQNERLEADKASVEKQLFEAQQKVSGLQGQRQRYEDWKAQKAREDEERARQAALAASRPSPSQGGGGRPTGRPVQSAPAGASVEAVVRRALSQLGVVYAWGGGNTSGPTRGIRDGGTADRYGDYNKIGFDCSGLMIYAFAGVKSLPHYSGYQYNAGRKVPLSQMRRGDMLFWGGSARGIHHVAMYLGNGQMVEAPQSGLRVRIAPVRYGGIMPYATRLIG is encoded by the coding sequence GTGCGTGGTGAAGCCGGGTCTGGGGCACGCGCCCGCCGTGGCGTGACCATCGGCGCGCTCGGCATCGCCCTGTTGCTCGGGGTGACGGGTACCGCCGTTGCGGTACCGCCGCCCCCGCCGAATCCCAGCGACTCCGAGATCAACTCCAGCAAGGCCGACGCCAACGCCAAGGCGGGCGACGTCGGCAGGCTCACGAACCAGCTGGCCCAGGCCGAGTCGAAGCTCGCCCAGCTCAACGACGACGTCGAGCTGAAGATGGAAGAGGCCAACAAGGCGAGGGTCGACGCGGAGACCGCGCAGGACGAAGCCGCACAGGCCGATCGCGACGCGCAGGCCGCGCGCACCGAATCCGACGCGGCGCAGGCCGCCATCGACAAGGCCCGCGCCGACCTCGACAGGTTCGCCGCCGCCAGCTTCCAGCAGGGCAGCAAGATCGGCTCGGTTTCGGCATACCTGACGGCCAACAGCCCGAAGGAACTGCTCGGCCGCGCCCAGATGCTCGACGCGGTCGGCGGCAGCAGGCTCAACGCGCTCGACACGATGAAGCGCGCGCAGACGGACAAGTCCAACAAGGACGCGACCGCGCGCAAGAAACTGGAGATCGCGCAGGAGCGCAAACGCGCGGCGGAGGCGGCCAAGCACGAGGCCGACAACGCCCAAAGCGCCGCGCAGCACGCGCAGGACACCCAGGCCGCGCAGAACGAGAGGCTCGAAGCCGACAAGGCGAGCGTCGAGAAGCAGCTCTTCGAAGCGCAGCAGAAGGTCAGCGGCCTGCAGGGGCAGCGGCAGCGCTACGAGGACTGGAAGGCGCAGAAGGCACGCGAGGACGAGGAGCGTGCCCGTCAGGCCGCTCTCGCCGCGTCGAGGCCCAGCCCCAGCCAAGGCGGGGGTGGCCGCCCGACGGGCAGGCCCGTCCAGTCGGCCCCCGCCGGAGCGAGCGTCGAAGCCGTCGTCCGGCGCGCTTTGTCGCAGCTCGGAGTGGTGTACGCCTGGGGTGGCGGCAACACGTCCGGCCCGACGCGCGGTATCCGCGACGGTGGTACGGCGGACCGTTACGGCGACTACAACAAGATCGGCTTCGACTGCTCGGGCCTGATGATCTACGCGTTCGCCGGGGTGAAGTCGCTCCCGCACTACAGCGGCTATCAGTACAACGCCGGGCGGAAGGTGCCGCTCTCCCAGATGCGCCGCGGCGACATGCTCTTCTGGGGCGGCAGCGCGCGGGGTATCCACCACGTCGCGATGTACCTCGGGAACGGGCAGATGGTCGAGGCGCCGCAGTCCGGTCTGCGGGTCCGCATCGCGCCGGTGCGCTACGGCGGAATCATGCCGTACGCGACCCGCTTGATCGGCTAG
- a CDS encoding aconitate hydratase, producing the protein MTAPASKDSFGAKDTLKVGDASYEVFRLNKVEGSQRLPYSLKILLENLLRTEDGANITADHIRALGNWDAKADPSIEIQFTPARVIMQDFTGVPCVVDLATMREAVTDLGGDPDKVNPLAPAELVIDHSVIIDVFGRADAFERNVEIEYERNRERYQFLRWGQGAFDEFKVVPPGTGIVHQVNIEHLARTVMARNGQAYPDSCVGTDSHTTMVNGLGVLGWGVGGIEAEAAMLGQPVSMLIPRVVGFKLTGEIPTGVTATDVVLTITEMLRKHGVVSKFVEFYGESVGAVPLANRATIGNMSPEFGSTAAIFPIDEETVRYLKLTGRSEEQVALVEAYAKEQGLWHDPSHEPEYSEYIELDLSTVVPSIAGPKRPQDRIELTDAKNSFRKSIHDYVGGEEVPHTNVDEAVEESFPASDPAALSFKDEGAVDIQSAANGHSGRPTNPIKVSTPDRGEFILDHGAVVIASITSCTNTSNPSVMLGAALLARNAVDKGLAVKPWVKTSMAPGSQVVTDYYDKAGLWPYLEKLGYHLVGYGCTTCIGNSGPLSDEISAAIQENDLTAVSVLSGNRNFEGRINPDVKMNYLASPPLVIAYALAGTMDFDFEAQPLGKDTDGNDVFLKDIWPSAKEIQETIDYAITQEMFTKDYADVFDGGERWKSLPTPEGKTFDWDAESTYVRKPPYFEGMQAEPAPVTDISGARVLAKLGDSVTTDHISPAGAIKPGTPAAQYLTEHGVEKKDFNSYGSRRGNHEVMIRGTFANIRLRNQLLDDVQGGYTRDFTQDDAPQAFIYDAAQNYAAQDIPLVVLGGKEYGSGSSRDWAAKGTRLLGVRAVITESFERIHRSNLIGMGVIPLQFPAGESASSLGLDGTETFDISGITKLNDGETPRTVHVTATKTDGTKVEFDADVRIDTPGEADYYRNGGILQYVLRKMTQA; encoded by the coding sequence GTGACCGCACCCGCCAGCAAGGACAGCTTCGGCGCCAAAGACACGCTGAAGGTGGGCGACGCCTCCTACGAGGTGTTCCGCCTGAACAAGGTCGAGGGCTCCCAGCGCCTTCCCTACAGCCTGAAGATCCTGCTCGAGAACCTGCTGCGGACCGAGGACGGCGCGAACATCACCGCCGACCACATCCGCGCGCTCGGCAACTGGGACGCCAAGGCCGACCCGTCGATCGAGATCCAGTTCACGCCCGCCCGCGTGATCATGCAGGACTTCACCGGCGTGCCCTGCGTCGTCGACCTCGCCACCATGCGCGAGGCCGTCACCGACCTCGGCGGCGACCCGGACAAGGTCAACCCGCTCGCCCCCGCCGAGCTGGTCATCGACCACTCCGTCATCATCGACGTCTTCGGCCGCGCCGACGCCTTCGAGCGCAACGTCGAGATCGAGTACGAGCGCAACCGCGAGCGCTACCAGTTCCTGCGCTGGGGCCAGGGCGCCTTCGACGAGTTCAAGGTCGTCCCGCCGGGCACCGGCATCGTGCACCAGGTCAACATCGAGCACCTCGCGCGCACGGTGATGGCCCGCAACGGCCAGGCGTACCCCGACTCCTGCGTCGGCACCGACTCGCACACCACCATGGTCAACGGCCTCGGCGTGCTGGGCTGGGGCGTCGGTGGCATCGAGGCCGAGGCGGCCATGCTCGGCCAGCCGGTCTCCATGCTCATCCCGCGCGTCGTGGGCTTCAAGCTCACCGGCGAGATCCCGACCGGCGTGACCGCCACCGACGTCGTGCTCACCATCACCGAAATGCTGCGCAAGCACGGTGTGGTCAGCAAGTTCGTCGAGTTCTACGGCGAGAGCGTCGGCGCGGTGCCGCTGGCCAACCGCGCCACCATCGGCAACATGAGCCCGGAGTTCGGCTCCACCGCGGCGATCTTCCCGATCGACGAGGAGACCGTCCGCTACCTCAAGCTCACCGGCCGCTCCGAGGAGCAGGTCGCGCTCGTCGAGGCCTACGCCAAGGAGCAGGGCCTCTGGCACGACCCGTCGCACGAGCCGGAGTACTCCGAGTACATCGAGCTGGACCTGTCGACGGTCGTCCCGTCGATCGCCGGCCCGAAGCGACCGCAGGACCGCATCGAGCTCACCGACGCGAAGAACTCGTTCCGCAAGTCGATCCACGACTACGTGGGCGGCGAAGAGGTCCCGCACACCAACGTGGACGAAGCCGTCGAGGAGTCGTTCCCGGCCAGCGACCCGGCCGCCCTCTCGTTCAAGGACGAGGGCGCGGTCGACATCCAGTCTGCGGCGAACGGCCACAGCGGCCGCCCGACCAACCCGATCAAGGTCAGCACCCCCGACCGCGGCGAGTTCATCCTCGACCACGGCGCCGTGGTGATCGCCTCGATCACCTCCTGCACCAACACGTCCAACCCGTCGGTCATGCTCGGCGCGGCGCTGCTCGCCCGGAACGCGGTCGACAAGGGTCTCGCGGTCAAGCCGTGGGTCAAGACCTCGATGGCGCCGGGTTCGCAGGTCGTCACCGACTACTACGACAAGGCCGGTCTCTGGCCGTACCTGGAGAAGCTGGGCTACCACCTGGTCGGCTACGGCTGCACCACCTGCATCGGCAACTCCGGCCCGCTCTCGGACGAGATCTCCGCGGCGATCCAGGAGAACGACCTCACCGCGGTTTCGGTGCTCTCGGGCAACCGGAACTTCGAAGGCCGCATCAACCCCGACGTGAAGATGAACTACCTGGCGTCGCCGCCGCTGGTCATCGCGTACGCGCTCGCCGGCACGATGGACTTCGACTTCGAGGCCCAGCCGCTCGGCAAGGACACCGACGGCAACGACGTCTTCCTGAAGGACATCTGGCCGTCGGCCAAGGAGATCCAGGAGACCATCGACTACGCGATCACGCAGGAGATGTTCACCAAGGACTACGCCGACGTCTTCGACGGTGGCGAGCGGTGGAAGTCGCTGCCGACCCCGGAGGGCAAGACCTTCGACTGGGACGCGGAGTCCACCTACGTCCGGAAGCCTCCGTACTTCGAGGGCATGCAGGCGGAGCCCGCCCCGGTCACCGACATCTCCGGCGCGCGCGTGCTGGCGAAGCTGGGCGACTCGGTCACCACCGACCACATCTCCCCCGCCGGCGCGATCAAGCCGGGCACCCCGGCCGCGCAGTACCTGACCGAGCACGGCGTGGAGAAGAAGGACTTCAACTCCTACGGCTCGCGTCGCGGTAACCACGAGGTCATGATCCGCGGCACCTTCGCGAACATCCGGCTGCGCAACCAGCTGCTGGACGACGTGCAGGGCGGCTACACCCGCGACTTCACCCAGGACGACGCCCCGCAGGCGTTCATCTACGACGCGGCGCAGAACTACGCGGCGCAGGACATCCCGCTGGTCGTCCTGGGCGGCAAGGAGTACGGCTCCGGTTCGTCCCGTGACTGGGCGGCCAAGGGCACGCGCCTGCTGGGTGTGCGCGCGGTGATCACCGAGTCGTTCGAGCGCATCCACCGGTCGAACCTGATCGGCATGGGCGTCATCCCGCTGCAGTTCCCGGCGGGCGAGTCGGCCTCGTCGCTCGGCCTCGACGGCACCGAGACGTTCGACATCTCGGGCATCACTAAGCTGAACGACGGCGAGACCCCGCGCACGGTCCACGTCACCGCGACGAAGACCGACGGCACCAAGGTGGAGTTCGACGCGGACGTCCGCATCGACACCCCGGGTGAGGCGGACTACTACCGCAACGGCGGCATCCTGCAGTACGTCCTGCGGAAGATGACCCAGGCGTAA
- a CDS encoding alpha/beta hydrolase: MTTGRVQVENGELAYEVRGDGDPVILLHGGILDSRMWDAAMTALERHHTAIRYDARGHGESSTPTKRFSHYEDLRELMTALGLPRASLVGLSGGGRIAVDFALTYPDLVENLVLVATGLSAMVTKDPFVLEQTKKLEEAGARGDLPGAIECILRMWVDGPRRAPADVDQEVRRLCQEMYTQTVVRHGLSGFTLMDELRAIERTGELTPRTLTLVGDLDSSDVLAIACQIESEARDARKLVVPGVAHMINLEQPAEFSRMVLDFLACS; this comes from the coding sequence ATGACCACGGGGAGAGTTCAGGTCGAAAACGGCGAATTGGCGTACGAAGTCCGGGGCGATGGCGATCCGGTGATCCTGCTGCACGGCGGGATCCTCGACTCCCGGATGTGGGACGCGGCGATGACGGCGCTCGAACGCCACCACACCGCCATCCGGTACGACGCGCGCGGGCACGGCGAGTCGTCCACGCCGACGAAGCGATTCAGCCACTACGAGGATCTCCGCGAGCTGATGACGGCGCTGGGACTCCCCCGCGCGTCACTGGTCGGCTTGTCCGGTGGTGGCCGGATCGCGGTCGACTTCGCGCTGACCTATCCGGATCTGGTCGAGAACCTCGTGCTCGTCGCCACCGGCCTCAGCGCGATGGTGACGAAGGATCCCTTCGTCCTGGAGCAGACCAAGAAGCTCGAAGAGGCGGGTGCGCGGGGTGATCTCCCGGGCGCCATCGAATGCATCCTGCGCATGTGGGTGGACGGGCCGCGGCGCGCGCCCGCGGACGTCGATCAGGAAGTCCGGCGGCTGTGCCAGGAGATGTACACGCAGACGGTCGTCCGGCACGGGCTCTCGGGCTTCACGCTGATGGACGAGCTTCGGGCCATCGAGCGCACCGGCGAGCTGACCCCCCGCACTTTGACCTTGGTGGGAGATCTGGATTCCTCGGACGTTCTCGCCATCGCCTGCCAGATCGAAAGCGAAGCACGCGACGCCCGGAAACTGGTCGTCCCCGGGGTCGCGCATATGATCAATCTGGAGCAGCCCGCCGAGTTTTCCCGGATGGTGCTGGATTTCCTGGCCTGCTCGTGA
- a CDS encoding ABC transporter permease, whose amino-acid sequence MLWLTYRQHRMQLMITAGLLVAVGIILLVNGNAAADSPAPAKLFADLYQYLSWLQVVPVAIGVFWGAPLVAAEFERGTTKLAWTQSISRFHWLGVKLAFLAVLATLGGLAFGAMMQRWVEVFPADRGDTAFTSRFDNPVLFTMTGVAPGAWWLFGFVLGTAAGALIRKTLPAIAVTIAVSVGLMIGLSNVRDGYAEPRLVALGAEPAGRVVEMVRDAAGEITALKVLPADWYWRFQWTEAAILTGVSLLLAVAATFAIRRRS is encoded by the coding sequence ATGCTCTGGCTCACCTACCGTCAGCACCGGATGCAGCTGATGATCACCGCCGGTCTGCTCGTCGCCGTCGGAATCATCTTGCTGGTCAACGGAAACGCCGCCGCGGACAGTCCGGCCCCGGCGAAGCTCTTCGCGGATCTGTACCAGTACCTCTCCTGGCTCCAGGTCGTCCCGGTCGCGATCGGCGTCTTTTGGGGCGCCCCGCTGGTCGCGGCCGAATTCGAACGCGGCACCACGAAACTCGCCTGGACCCAGTCGATCTCACGGTTCCACTGGCTCGGAGTGAAACTGGCCTTCCTCGCCGTTCTCGCCACCCTCGGCGGGCTCGCGTTCGGCGCGATGATGCAGCGCTGGGTGGAGGTCTTCCCGGCCGATCGCGGCGACACCGCCTTCACCAGCCGTTTCGACAACCCGGTCCTGTTCACGATGACCGGCGTCGCGCCGGGCGCGTGGTGGCTCTTCGGGTTCGTGCTCGGCACCGCCGCGGGCGCGCTCATCCGCAAGACCCTGCCCGCCATCGCCGTCACCATCGCGGTGTCGGTGGGCCTGATGATCGGCCTGAGCAACGTTCGTGACGGCTACGCGGAACCCCGGCTCGTCGCGCTGGGCGCGGAACCCGCGGGCCGGGTCGTCGAGATGGTCAGGGACGCCGCCGGCGAGATCACCGCGCTCAAGGTCCTGCCCGCGGACTGGTACTGGCGCTTCCAGTGGACCGAAGCCGCGATCCTGACGGGCGTCTCGCTGCTGCTGGCCGTCGCCGCGACCTTCGCCATCCGCCGCCGCTCCTAG